A window of the Lepisosteus oculatus isolate fLepOcu1 chromosome 14, fLepOcu1.hap2, whole genome shotgun sequence genome harbors these coding sequences:
- the LOC138243165 gene encoding uncharacterized protein isoform X1, translating into MAENKVQAGFHAVQSVIQLQELVSVVQKAAVLFKVSYFSLCQYPDLETKVHQRGTESRKLCISTAATFLQCANVGTDIMKRVFPAIRQAVRDQQMQSARVSLELSKTLIQKMCSDVQNVVEKYESLNGSVAGTCSDVKAVRESEQQEREKKTQEAEALRAQAHALKDRLARLNEEKAQVGRQIQDKLAEKRQRQGGCWAYSDKSNNARLSALEGELRHLYGQDNCLTREIWDNAAELNRMQAVYSQVLVEIGKLGKPKQLQEVQRCLSRVQQILLRLHNFCDTARVAIASLGQKTEAGESFLDYIQDFKEEYLKSLDEAEQSVCGAAAEGVRPGPARAGAAEPLPGHGHRSLRQEDEDREELSHFLCASCIIIGSLLGHLSSFLMMSCGDL; encoded by the exons ATGGCGGAGAACAAAG TCCAGGCCGGTTTCCACGCGGTGCAGTCGGTGATCCAGCTCCAGGAGCTGGTCTCCGTGGTGCAGAAGGCGGCCGTGCTGTTCAAGGTGTCTTACTTCAGCCTCTGCCAGTACCCGGATCTGGAGACCAAAGTCCACCAGCGGGGGACGGAGTCGCGCAAGCTGTGCATCTCTACGGCGGCTACGTTTTTACAG TGCGCCAATGTGGGGACCGACATCATGAAACGGGTGTTCCCAGCAATTCGGCAGGCGGTGAGGGACCAGCAAATGCAGTCGGCCCGGGTCAGCCTGGAGCTCTCCAAGACCCTGATCCAGAAGATGTGCTCCGACGTGCAGAACGTCGTGGAAAA GTACGAGAGCCTGAACGGCAGCGTGGCCGGCACCTGCAGCGATGTGAAGGCGGTCCGCGAGAGCGagcagcaggagagggagaagaAGACTCAGGAGGCGGAGGCGCTGCGGGCGCAGGCCCACGCCCTGAAGGACCGGCTGGCCCGCCTGAACGAGGAAAAGGCCCAGGTGGGCCGGCAGATCCAGGACAAGCTGGCGGAGAAGAGGCAGCGCCAGGGCGGCTGCTGGGCCTACAGCGACAAGAGCAACAACGCCCGCCTGAGCGCCCTGGAGGGCGAGCTGCGCCACCTCTACGGGCAGGACAACTGCCTCACCCGGGAGATCTGGGACAATGCCGCCGAGCTCAACCGCATGCAGGCCGTCTACTCCCAGGTGCTGGTGGAAATAG gGAAGCTCGGGAAGCCCAAGCAGCTGCAGGAGGTGCAGCGCTGCCTGTCCCGCGTCCAGCAGATCCTGCTGAGGCTGCACAACTTCTGCGACACGGCTCGGGTGGCCATCGCCAGCCTGGGGCAGAAGACCGAGGCGGGAGAGAGCTTCCTGGATTACATCCAGGACTTCAAGGAGGAGTACCTGAAGAGCCTGGATGAGGCGGAGCAG TCTGTCTGCGGAGCAGCTGCAGAGGGAGTACGACCGGGCCCTGCAAGAGCTGGAGCAGCTGAGCCTCTCCCAGGACATGGCCATCGGAGTCTGAGGCAGGAGGACGAGGACCGGGAAGAGCTCTCTCACTTCCTCTGCGCTTCCTGCATTATAATAGGGTCCCTGCTTGGCCATCTGTCTAGTTTCTTGATGATGTCATGTGGTGATTTATGA
- the LOC138243165 gene encoding uncharacterized protein isoform X2 produces MAENKVQAGFHAVQSVIQLQELVSVVQKAAVLFKVSYFSLCQYPDLETKVHQRGTESRKLCISTAATFLQCANVGTDIMKRVFPAIRQAVRDQQMQSARVSLELSKTLIQKMCSDVQNVVEKYESLNGSVAGTCSDVKAVRESEQQEREKKTQEAEALRAQAHALKDRLARLNEEKAQVGRQIQDKLAEKRQRQGGCWAYSDKSNNARLSALEGELRHLYGQDNCLTREIWDNAAELNRMQAVYSQVLVEIGKLGKPKQLQEVQRCLSRVQQILLRLHNFCDTARVAIASLGQKTEAGESFLDYIQDFKEEYLKSLDEAEQSFQVLCACCSSVGEKFSHCEDAYSFLALRPSSLSAEQLQREYDRALQELEQLSLSQDMAIGV; encoded by the exons ATGGCGGAGAACAAAG TCCAGGCCGGTTTCCACGCGGTGCAGTCGGTGATCCAGCTCCAGGAGCTGGTCTCCGTGGTGCAGAAGGCGGCCGTGCTGTTCAAGGTGTCTTACTTCAGCCTCTGCCAGTACCCGGATCTGGAGACCAAAGTCCACCAGCGGGGGACGGAGTCGCGCAAGCTGTGCATCTCTACGGCGGCTACGTTTTTACAG TGCGCCAATGTGGGGACCGACATCATGAAACGGGTGTTCCCAGCAATTCGGCAGGCGGTGAGGGACCAGCAAATGCAGTCGGCCCGGGTCAGCCTGGAGCTCTCCAAGACCCTGATCCAGAAGATGTGCTCCGACGTGCAGAACGTCGTGGAAAA GTACGAGAGCCTGAACGGCAGCGTGGCCGGCACCTGCAGCGATGTGAAGGCGGTCCGCGAGAGCGagcagcaggagagggagaagaAGACTCAGGAGGCGGAGGCGCTGCGGGCGCAGGCCCACGCCCTGAAGGACCGGCTGGCCCGCCTGAACGAGGAAAAGGCCCAGGTGGGCCGGCAGATCCAGGACAAGCTGGCGGAGAAGAGGCAGCGCCAGGGCGGCTGCTGGGCCTACAGCGACAAGAGCAACAACGCCCGCCTGAGCGCCCTGGAGGGCGAGCTGCGCCACCTCTACGGGCAGGACAACTGCCTCACCCGGGAGATCTGGGACAATGCCGCCGAGCTCAACCGCATGCAGGCCGTCTACTCCCAGGTGCTGGTGGAAATAG gGAAGCTCGGGAAGCCCAAGCAGCTGCAGGAGGTGCAGCGCTGCCTGTCCCGCGTCCAGCAGATCCTGCTGAGGCTGCACAACTTCTGCGACACGGCTCGGGTGGCCATCGCCAGCCTGGGGCAGAAGACCGAGGCGGGAGAGAGCTTCCTGGATTACATCCAGGACTTCAAGGAGGAGTACCTGAAGAGCCTGGATGAGGCGGAGCAG TCCTTCCAGGTGCTGTGTGCCTGCTGCTCCAGTGTGGGGGAGAAGTTCTCTCACTGCGAAGACGCCTACAGCTTCCTGGCCCTGCGCCCCTCCAGTCTGTCTGCGGAGCAGCTGCAGAGGGAGTACGACCGGGCCCTGCAAGAGCTGGAGCAGCTGAGCCTCTCCCAGGACATGGCCATCGGAGTCTGA